GTTCCATCCACCTGCAACGTCAGCAAATCATCACGCCGCACCCGCGTGCACCACGACGAGTTGAACTGAGCCAGGATGTCACCTTCCAACTCGAAGGTGGCATAAGCGGAATCATCTGCCGTACAGGTGTAAGGCTTGCCCGCCTCATCATAACGAGTCTCAATGTGCGTTGCCCCACGACAGGACACGGCCTTCACGCTGCCGAACACATCATCCAGCACATAGCGCCAGTGGCATAGCATATCCACAATCATACCGCCGCCATCCTCCTTGCGGTAATTCCAGGAAGGCCTCTGAAGCGGAATGGTATCGCCTTCGAATACCCAGTAGCCGAACTCGCCGCGCACGGAAAGAATCTTCCCGAAGAAACCACGATGGATAAGTTCCTTCAACTTCATCAGGCCGGGCAGCCACAGCTTGTCCTGCACGACGCCATTTTTAACGCCCGCCTTTTTGGCCAGGGTATATAATTCATAGGCGGCTTTCACCGAAACAGCCGTGGGCTTCTCACAATAGATATGCTTACCGGCTTTGATCGCCTGCTTCACACCTGCGGCCCGACGATCCGTCGTCTGGGCATCAAAGTAAATGATGTTATTCTTGTCCGCCATGGCCTCATCCAGATCGGTTGTCCACCGGAGAGTCATCCCGGCACGTTTGACCAGCTGCTGAAGCTTGATCGAATTACGTCCGACTAGAATAGGATCCGGCATGATGATTTCGGAT
The window above is part of the bacterium genome. Proteins encoded here:
- a CDS encoding Gfo/Idh/MocA family oxidoreductase → MSEVKVHNVGIIMNGVTGRMGTNQHLLRSICAIIKQGGVKISESEIIMPDPILVGRNSIKLQQLVKRAGMTLRWTTDLDEAMADKNNIIYFDAQTTDRRAAGVKQAIKAGKHIYCEKPTAVSVKAAYELYTLAKKAGVKNGVVQDKLWLPGLMKLKELIHRGFFGKILSVRGEFGYWVFEGDTIPLQRPSWNYRKEDGGGMIVDMLCHWRYVLDDVFGSVKAVSCRGATHIETRYDEAGKPYTCTADDSAYATFELEGDILAQFNSSWCTRVRRDDLLTLQVDGTLGSAVAGLRDVVIQPYGATPRAVWNPDIPQPINFLEGWQKLPEQREYDNAFKVQWELFLRHVVKDEPFRWTLLEGAKGVQLAEKGIESWSKRAWVTIPELKA